The Actinomycetota bacterium genome contains the following window.
GTACTAGTACGACGTACGAAGAAGCGATGGTGAGGTCCGATCGAACGGACGAGACGCACCTCGCAACGAACGATCCGTGACCACACCAGGCCCGAACACGGGCCCCGCACCCAGGAGCGCCCTGATGCATCCCGACAAGACGACCCGCGCCGAACCGATCCTCTCCGCCCGTGGCGTGACCAAGACCTACCGGACCGGCACACACGAGGTGCATGCCCTGCGCGGCGTCGACCTCGAGGTCCGCCCCGGCGAGCTCGTCATGGTCATGGGCCCGTCCGGCAACGGCAAGACCACCCTGCTCAACTGCCTGTCAGGCCTGGACGACATCGACACCGGGACCGTCATCGTCGACGGGGACGACCTGTTCGCGATGTCCGACGCGGACCGGACCCGGCACCGCGCCGAGCGGATGGGCTTCGTCTTCCAGTCCTTCAACCTCATCCCTGTGCTGTCGGCGGCGGAGAACGTCGAACTGCCACTGCTCGTCACGGGCGCCGCTCCGAAGGTCGCCCGCGAGCAGGCCCGGGCGATGCTCGCCCGCGTCGGTTTGGCCGACCGTGCCGGGCACCGGCCCGGCGAGCTGTCAGGCGGTGAGCAGCAGCGGGTCACCGTGGCGCGCGCACTCGTCGCCGAGCCCGCGCTCGTATGGGCGGACGAGCCCACCGGCGCGCTGGACAGCCGCACCGCCGGCGAGATCGTCGAGCTCCTCCATGAGGTCCACGCCGCCGGTCAGACCCTCGTGGTGGTCACCCACGACGAGGACCTCGGGCACTCCGGGCAGCGGCTCGTCGAGGTCCGGGACGGACGCGTCGTCGCCGACGGCGAGTCGATGGCCCACGAGCTCCAGGCCCTCACGGCGGTGACGTCGTGACCGCCGCGGCCGTCATCGCGGCGCTCGCCGCGCTCCTGCTCCTCCCGCTGGTCGTGGCCGCCGTGCGCCAGCGGACCCTGCTGGCCATGGCCGTGCGCAACATCGGCCGCCGCCGCGCCGAGGCCGCTTTGGTCGTCGCCGGCGCGCTGCTCGGCACGGCCATCATCACCTCCTCCTTCGTCGTCGGCGACATCGTCGAAGGCTCCCTTGCCGACGCCGCCCGGACGCAGTACGGCCCGGTCGACATCACCCTCACCCCCACCGAGGGGGCGGACCTCGCGGCCGTGACCGCCGCCGTCGAGGCCGCCGACGTCGACGGCGTCGACGGCCTGCTGCCCGCGATCACCGCGACGGCGACCCTCGAGGCGCCCCGGCGGGACGCAGCGGTGCCCCAGGTCCGCGTTACCGAACTCGACATCCCCGCAGCGCGCGCCTTCGGCGCGGATCCGGACATCACCGGCCTCGAGGACAGCGACCGCCTCGCTCCCGGCGAGGTGCTCCTCAACGAGCGCACCGCGGGGCAGGTGGATGCCCGGGTCGGTGACACGGTCCGCATGCACGCGTACGGCGCCACCGTTGACCTCGTGGTCAGCGAGGTCGTCGCGGAGATCGGGCTGGCCGGTTACGGCGGCGCCATCGTCGCCCCGGGAACAGTCGCCGGTCTAGCCGAGTCCGCGACCGCGCCGACCGCACGACCGCAACACCACCTGTTCGTGTCCCTCGACGGCGGCGTGTTCGACACCCGTGCCCTGTCCGACGGTGTTGCCGAGCGGCTCCGCGCGGCCGTAGCCGGTCTCCCCGACGTCGAGGTCCAGACCCCCAAGGCGGGTCTGCTCGACGACGCGGCACGTGACGGCGCCGGGCTCACCGAGATCTTCAGCACCATCGGCGTGTTCAGCGTGCTCGCCGGGATCCTGCTGCTCGTGAACCTGTTCGTCATGCTCGCCGAGGAGCGCAAGACCGAGTTCGGGATGCTCCGCGCGGTCGGGTTCACCCGGCGGCGCCTCACACGCGCCTTCGCGATCGAGGGTGCGCTCTACGCGATCGTTGCCGCTGCGCTCGGCGCGGTCGTTGGGGTCGGCATCGGCTGGCTCGTCGCCATGGTCGCCGGCCCCATCTTCGGCGCTGCCGATGGCGCCGGCTACCCGCTCGTGATCGAGCCGGCCAGCCTCGCGCTCGGCGCCGGCATCGGGCTGGTCATCTCGCTCGTGACGATCTGGGCCACGAGCCTGCGCATCGCCCGCCTGAACATCATCCGCGCCATCCGGGACCTGCCTGAGCCGAGGATCGTGCGGGTGCGCGCACGCACGTTGCTGTTCGCGTCCGCCGGTGTGCTCATCGGTGCGGGGGCTGGGATCGCCGGCTATCGCGCTGACAACGCGATCGGGTTCCTGCTCGGTGTCCCGGTGGCCGCGTTCTCTGCGGCCCCTCTGCTCCGCCGGCTTCTGCCGGAGCGCACCGCGCGCCTGCTCGTCGCCAGCACCGTGCTGGCCTGGGGGCTCGCCGTCCGTCAGGTGTTCCCCGAGATCATGGGCGCCGCGGACATGGTCGCCTTCGTCGTCCAGGGCGTCGTGCTCACCGTGGGCGCCGTGTCGCTGGCCGCCAGCCTCGACCGGGTCTGGACGTTCGCGGTCGAACGGCTCGGTCGTGGTGGCCGCGGCCTGGCGCCCCGACTGGGGATCGCCTACCCGCTGGCACGCCGGTTCCGCACCGCGATGCTGCTCGGGATGTTCTCCCTCGTCATCCTCACGGTGACGATGGTCAGCGCGTTCTCGGCGGCGATCGAGGCCAACTCCGACGCGCAGGTGCGGCACATCGCTGCCGGCTTCGACCTCCTGCTCGACGTGAACCCGGCCAACCCGGTCGCCGTCGAGACGCTGGCGGCGCGCAGCGACGTGACCGCCGTCGCCGGAC
Protein-coding sequences here:
- a CDS encoding ABC transporter permease is translated as MTAAAVIAALAALLLLPLVVAAVRQRTLLAMAVRNIGRRRAEAALVVAGALLGTAIITSSFVVGDIVEGSLADAARTQYGPVDITLTPTEGADLAAVTAAVEAADVDGVDGLLPAITATATLEAPRRDAAVPQVRVTELDIPAARAFGADPDITGLEDSDRLAPGEVLLNERTAGQVDARVGDTVRMHAYGATVDLVVSEVVAEIGLAGYGGAIVAPGTVAGLAESATAPTARPQHHLFVSLDGGVFDTRALSDGVAERLRAAVAGLPDVEVQTPKAGLLDDAARDGAGLTEIFSTIGVFSVLAGILLLVNLFVMLAEERKTEFGMLRAVGFTRRRLTRAFAIEGALYAIVAAALGAVVGVGIGWLVAMVAGPIFGAADGAGYPLVIEPASLALGAGIGLVISLVTIWATSLRIARLNIIRAIRDLPEPRIVRVRARTLLFASAGVLIGAGAGIAGYRADNAIGFLLGVPVAAFSAAPLLRRLLPERTARLLVASTVLAWGLAVRQVFPEIMGAADMVAFVVQGVVLTVGAVSLAASLDRVWTFAVERLGRGGRGLAPRLGIAYPLARRFRTAMLLGMFSLVILTVTMVSAFSAAIEANSDAQVRHIAAGFDLLLDVNPANPVAVETLAARSDVTAVAGLVRGVASFEAAHLDGPRSWPVSGFGPDLLDRGTPGLFSRDEAYASDADAYQAVLDDPTLAIVPEDFLVAGVGDAALAAGDRFTVVEPGSGRRRELTIAGLGEADWLGNGALVNREVTAALFGPDDIVTRSYVAVHADADPADVAASLNAAFLPHGADAHTFTALGAEGVRVMTGFIALLRGFLGFGLLVGIAGLGVVMVRAVRERRQEIGMLRAMGFRKELVRTAMLSEAGLIALQGTVIGAVLGLVTTQQILTGSDSFGDTGMPFIVPWAGLALVVVLPLLAALLATAWPAARAAAIRPAVALRTSD
- a CDS encoding ABC transporter ATP-binding protein; protein product: MHPDKTTRAEPILSARGVTKTYRTGTHEVHALRGVDLEVRPGELVMVMGPSGNGKTTLLNCLSGLDDIDTGTVIVDGDDLFAMSDADRTRHRAERMGFVFQSFNLIPVLSAAENVELPLLVTGAAPKVAREQARAMLARVGLADRAGHRPGELSGGEQQRVTVARALVAEPALVWADEPTGALDSRTAGEIVELLHEVHAAGQTLVVVTHDEDLGHSGQRLVEVRDGRVVADGESMAHELQALTAVTS